The Streptomyces luteogriseus genome includes a window with the following:
- a CDS encoding glutamate-cysteine ligase family protein: MGEKVAAGRFDLSDRQRYRDKLRQCLTGLERLLAEQRFDRPKNLMGLEIELNLAGADGMPKMLNGQVLERIASRDFQTELAMFNLEVNIPPHRLGGRVFDRLAEELRTSLAYADRKAGEVDAGIVMIGILPTLDRDDLVSSNLSDVDRYTLLNDQIVAARGEEFTLDIDGVEHLSCTSKSIAPEAACTSVQLHLQVTPARFADVWNAAQAVAAAQIAVGANSPFLFGRELWRESRPPLFQQSTDTRPPELQAQGVRPRTWFGERWITSAHDLFEENLRYYPALLPICDDEDPLKVLDQGGTPSLAELVLHNGTIYRWNRPVYGIADGVPHLRVENRVLPAGPTVIDVIANAAFFYGVVRALAEESRPVWTRLPFEAAAANFDAACKDGIDARFSWPRRGRYGGTAEVDAVNLIRDELLPLAEAGLDAWGVEPADRDLYLGVIEERCRRRVNGASWQAATFHTALDAGLSRDDALAATTRRYRELMHKGDPVHTWPVGLPEPVSPD, encoded by the coding sequence ATGGGGGAGAAGGTCGCGGCAGGCCGGTTCGACCTGTCCGATCGCCAGCGCTACCGCGACAAGCTGCGTCAGTGTCTGACGGGCTTGGAGCGACTCCTGGCGGAGCAGCGGTTCGATCGCCCCAAGAACCTCATGGGGCTGGAGATCGAATTGAATCTCGCAGGTGCGGACGGCATGCCGAAAATGTTGAACGGGCAAGTCCTCGAACGCATCGCGAGTCGCGACTTCCAAACAGAACTCGCCATGTTCAATCTGGAAGTGAACATTCCTCCACACCGCCTTGGGGGCCGGGTATTCGACCGTCTCGCGGAGGAACTCCGTACGTCGCTGGCATATGCCGACCGAAAAGCCGGCGAAGTCGACGCGGGTATCGTGATGATCGGTATTCTGCCGACTCTCGACCGTGACGACCTGGTGTCGTCGAACCTCTCCGACGTCGACCGCTACACCCTCCTCAACGACCAGATCGTGGCTGCCCGCGGCGAGGAGTTCACCCTCGACATCGACGGCGTGGAGCACCTGAGCTGCACTTCGAAGTCCATCGCGCCGGAGGCCGCCTGCACTTCGGTGCAACTGCACCTCCAGGTCACCCCGGCCCGCTTCGCCGACGTGTGGAACGCGGCCCAGGCGGTCGCCGCCGCGCAGATCGCCGTCGGAGCCAACTCGCCCTTCCTCTTCGGCCGCGAGCTGTGGCGCGAGTCGCGGCCCCCGCTGTTCCAGCAGTCCACCGACACCCGCCCGCCCGAGCTCCAGGCCCAGGGCGTCCGGCCGCGCACCTGGTTCGGGGAGCGCTGGATCACCTCGGCGCACGACCTCTTCGAGGAGAACCTGCGGTACTACCCGGCCCTGCTGCCGATCTGCGACGACGAGGACCCGCTGAAGGTGCTCGACCAGGGCGGCACACCGTCGCTCGCCGAACTCGTCCTGCACAACGGTACGATCTACCGCTGGAACCGCCCCGTCTACGGCATCGCCGACGGCGTCCCGCACCTGCGCGTGGAGAACCGCGTCCTGCCGGCCGGACCCACCGTCATCGACGTCATCGCGAACGCGGCCTTCTTCTACGGAGTCGTCCGGGCCCTGGCCGAGGAGTCCAGGCCGGTGTGGACCCGGCTGCCGTTCGAGGCGGCCGCCGCCAACTTCGACGCCGCGTGCAAGGACGGCATCGACGCCCGCTTCAGCTGGCCCCGGCGCGGCCGGTACGGCGGCACCGCCGAGGTCGACGCGGTGAACCTGATCCGCGACGAGCTGCTGCCGCTCGCCGAGGCCGGTCTTGACGCCTGGGGAGTCGAACCGGCCGACCGCGACCTGTACCTGGGCGTGATCGAGGAGCGGTGCCGGCGCCGGGTGAACGGGGCGAGCTGGCAGGCCGCCACGTTCCACACGGCCCTGGACGCCGGCCTCTCCCGGGACGACGCGCTGGCCGCCACGACCCGGCGCTACCGCGAGCTGATGCACAAGGGCGACCCGGTGCACACCTGGCCGGTCGGGCTGCCGGAGCCGGTGTCGCCGGACTGA
- a CDS encoding DUF1707 SHOCT-like domain-containing protein — protein MAAEIARTGGSPEVRASHADRDRVVDVLRVAAGDGRLTLEELEERLETALSARTVGELAVLTADLPAVAGQASGGAEDVVRIRQEGASTRRCDGWVVPRRLEIRSAWGEVALDFTDAVISHDTLDIDLDLRAGALKLLTRPGVVVDTGGLVLNYSEIKARRPADAPVLLRIRITGEIHYGQVVVRPPRRGFGRKGATA, from the coding sequence ATGGCGGCCGAGATCGCGCGGACGGGTGGATCGCCCGAGGTGAGGGCGTCGCACGCGGACCGGGACCGGGTCGTGGACGTGCTGCGCGTCGCCGCGGGTGACGGACGGCTCACCCTGGAGGAGCTCGAGGAGCGGCTGGAGACGGCGCTGTCCGCACGCACGGTGGGCGAGCTCGCCGTGCTGACGGCGGATCTTCCCGCGGTGGCCGGTCAGGCGTCCGGCGGGGCCGAGGACGTCGTCCGGATCCGGCAGGAGGGGGCCTCGACCCGCCGGTGTGACGGCTGGGTGGTGCCGCGGCGGCTGGAGATCCGTTCGGCGTGGGGCGAGGTGGCTCTGGACTTCACCGACGCGGTGATCAGCCACGACACCCTGGACATCGACCTGGATCTGCGGGCAGGCGCCCTGAAGCTGCTGACCCGGCCGGGTGTCGTGGTCGACACCGGCGGCCTGGTGCTGAACTATTCCGAGATCAAGGCCCGCCGGCCGGCCGACGCCCCCGTCCTGCTGCGAATACGGATCACGGGCGAGATCCACTACGGGCAGGTCGTGGTGCGCCCGCCGCGAAGGGGCTTCGGCAGGAAGGGCGCGACGGCCTGA
- a CDS encoding endo-1,4-beta-xylanase has translation MRTTRLRLAGALAALLVAAGIGAGTPAQAGHQQPTLADLAQRHGRYFGSATDNPELVDGPYKALLGSEFDQITPGNGMKWYATEPQQGVFDFSHGDEIVNLARANRQKVRGHTLVWHSQLPEWLTSREWTAPELRAVLKKHIQTEVRHYRGKVFAWDVVNEAFNEDGTYRESVFYKTLGPGYIADALRWAHQADPRVKLYLNDYNIEATGPKSDAYYRLAKELKAAGVPLHGIGLQTHLALQYGYPTTLEDNLRRFSRLGLDTALTEVDIRMQLPATEEKLAQQAEWYAGVTEACLAVRRCVGITIWDYTDKYSWIPAVFPGEGAALPWDEELRRKPAYFALREALGGR, from the coding sequence ATGCGCACCACCCGTCTCAGACTCGCCGGCGCCCTCGCCGCGCTCTTGGTCGCCGCCGGCATCGGCGCCGGCACACCCGCCCAGGCGGGGCACCAGCAGCCCACGCTCGCCGATCTCGCCCAGCGGCACGGCCGCTACTTCGGCAGCGCCACCGACAACCCCGAGCTCGTGGACGGACCGTACAAGGCCCTGCTCGGCAGCGAGTTCGACCAGATCACACCCGGCAACGGCATGAAGTGGTACGCGACCGAGCCCCAGCAGGGCGTGTTCGACTTCTCCCACGGAGACGAGATCGTGAACCTCGCCCGGGCCAACCGGCAGAAGGTGCGCGGTCACACCCTGGTCTGGCACAGCCAGCTGCCGGAGTGGCTCACGAGCAGGGAGTGGACGGCCCCGGAACTGAGGGCCGTGCTGAAGAAGCACATCCAGACGGAGGTACGGCACTACCGGGGCAAGGTGTTCGCCTGGGACGTCGTCAACGAGGCGTTCAACGAGGACGGCACGTACCGGGAGTCGGTCTTCTACAAGACGCTCGGCCCCGGCTACATCGCCGACGCGCTGCGCTGGGCGCACCAGGCCGATCCGCGCGTCAAGCTCTACCTCAACGACTACAACATCGAGGCGACCGGCCCGAAGAGCGACGCCTACTACCGGCTGGCCAAGGAGCTGAAGGCCGCGGGCGTCCCGCTGCACGGCATCGGCCTCCAGACCCATCTGGCCCTCCAGTACGGCTATCCCACCACCCTGGAGGACAACCTCCGCCGCTTCTCCCGGCTCGGCCTCGACACCGCGCTCACCGAGGTCGACATACGGATGCAACTGCCCGCGACCGAGGAGAAGCTGGCGCAGCAGGCCGAGTGGTACGCCGGCGTGACCGAGGCGTGCCTCGCGGTGCGCCGGTGCGTCGGCATCACGATCTGGGACTACACCGACAAGTACTCGTGGATCCCGGCGGTCTTCCCGGGCGAGGGCGCGGCCCTGCCGTGGGACGAGGAACTGCGGCGGAAGCCGGCGTACTTCGCGCTGCGCGAGGCGCTCGGGGGGAGGTAG
- a CDS encoding CPBP family intramembrane glutamic endopeptidase: MQAEASPVGDSIPRQGLSRRMLRTETLLVLALSLGASGVSALISFIGSVTKPGGLKDQAATMNASAAPGRPWLDLAWQLFGITTALVPVALVAHFLLREGASLRTIGFDRTRPWPDLGRGAAIAAVIGSTGVAFYLAARGLGFNLTVVPEALPEVWWKYPVLILSAIQNAVLEEVIVVGYLLRRMGQLGWTPTAALVGSSVLRGSYHLYQGIGGFVGNMVMGVVFVYLYRRWGRVGPLVVAHSLLDIGAFVGYALLAGEVGWLPTP, encoded by the coding sequence GTGCAGGCGGAGGCGAGCCCGGTGGGCGATTCCATTCCCCGGCAGGGGCTCTCACGGCGGATGCTCCGCACCGAGACACTGCTGGTCCTCGCGCTGTCGCTGGGCGCGAGCGGAGTGTCCGCGCTGATCAGCTTCATCGGATCGGTCACCAAGCCGGGCGGCCTCAAGGACCAGGCGGCCACGATGAACGCCTCGGCGGCGCCCGGGCGGCCCTGGCTCGACCTCGCCTGGCAGCTCTTCGGGATCACCACGGCGCTCGTGCCCGTCGCGCTCGTCGCGCACTTCCTGCTGCGGGAGGGCGCGAGCCTGCGCACGATCGGCTTCGACCGCACCCGCCCCTGGCCCGACCTCGGCCGCGGGGCGGCGATCGCGGCGGTCATCGGCAGCACCGGTGTCGCCTTCTATCTGGCGGCCCGCGGCCTCGGCTTCAACCTCACCGTGGTGCCCGAGGCGCTGCCGGAGGTGTGGTGGAAGTACCCCGTGCTGATCCTCTCGGCGATCCAGAACGCCGTGCTGGAGGAAGTGATCGTCGTCGGCTACCTGCTGCGCCGCATGGGCCAGCTCGGGTGGACCCCGACGGCGGCTCTGGTCGGCAGCTCCGTTCTGCGCGGCTCGTACCACCTCTACCAGGGCATCGGCGGCTTCGTCGGCAACATGGTCATGGGCGTCGTCTTCGTCTACCTCTACCGCCGCTGGGGGCGGGTCGGCCCGCTCGTGGTCGCCCACTCGCTGCTCGACATCGGGGCGTTCGTCGGGTACGCGCTGCTGGCGGGCGAGGTGGGCTGGCTGCCGACGCCGTGA
- a CDS encoding carbohydrate ABC transporter permease, with translation MTSTFLPDKRTGPGVGSPPPAPDRSTGRARRRALHWLTAAGFQLPALVLFMGLVLLPMLFALYAAFFRWGGFGMPSDYIGGENFTRLLQDGVFLGDLWRCLVLVVLSLALQLPFALAMAVLLNQRMRGRAVYRMLFFAPYVLSEAITGILFGMIFAPDDGFADQVLGKVGLEGLGGEWFADPSTVMATVFLVMTWKYFGFHMMLYLAGLQAVPRELTEAALIDGASAWQRFRNVTLPLLAPTLRISVFLAVIGSIQLFDLVWVTTAGGPDHHSETMAVTMFQYGFKRYQVGYASAISVVMFGISLVFALAYQRFVLRRDLEGATTTMRGDGK, from the coding sequence ATGACCTCCACGTTCCTGCCGGACAAACGGACCGGCCCCGGCGTCGGCTCCCCGCCCCCGGCCCCGGACCGGTCCACGGGGCGGGCCCGGCGACGCGCTCTGCACTGGCTCACCGCCGCCGGGTTCCAGCTCCCGGCCCTGGTGCTGTTCATGGGGCTCGTACTGCTGCCGATGCTCTTCGCCCTGTACGCGGCGTTCTTCCGTTGGGGCGGCTTCGGCATGCCCTCCGACTACATCGGCGGCGAGAACTTCACCAGGCTCCTCCAGGACGGCGTCTTCCTCGGCGACCTGTGGCGCTGCCTCGTCCTGGTGGTGCTGTCGCTCGCCCTCCAGCTGCCGTTCGCGCTCGCCATGGCCGTTCTGCTCAACCAGCGGATGCGCGGCCGGGCGGTGTACCGGATGCTGTTCTTCGCCCCGTACGTCCTGTCCGAGGCCATCACCGGAATCCTCTTCGGCATGATCTTCGCCCCGGACGACGGCTTCGCCGACCAGGTCCTCGGCAAAGTCGGGCTGGAGGGGCTGGGCGGAGAGTGGTTCGCGGACCCGTCCACCGTGATGGCGACCGTCTTCCTGGTCATGACCTGGAAGTACTTCGGCTTCCACATGATGCTGTACCTGGCCGGGCTCCAGGCCGTCCCCCGGGAACTGACCGAGGCGGCGCTCATCGACGGAGCGAGTGCCTGGCAGCGGTTCCGCAACGTCACGCTGCCGCTGCTCGCACCCACCCTGCGCATCAGCGTGTTCCTGGCGGTCATCGGGTCGATCCAGCTCTTCGACCTGGTGTGGGTGACCACCGCGGGCGGCCCCGACCACCACTCCGAGACCATGGCCGTGACCATGTTCCAGTACGGCTTCAAGCGCTACCAGGTGGGCTACGCAAGCGCCATCAGCGTGGTCATGTTCGGCATCAGCCTCGTCTTCGCACTCGCCTACCAGCGGTTCGTCCTCCGGCGCGACCTGGAAGGGGCCACCACGACCATGCGGGGTGACGGAAAGTGA
- a CDS encoding carbohydrate ABC transporter permease, giving the protein MAVPLLYAALSGFKSTDELSRNPVGLPESWVASNYTQILGSGDFWRLIGNSTLIAIGTTVLIVAVSALSAFSFARFAFRGREALFTLFTMGLMFPFAVAALPLFLLLRSLDLLDNPLGVILPQAAFGLPMTIIILRGFFRQIPGELEEAATLDGCSSFGFFWRVLLPMARPALGTVSVLAVVTSWNNFFLPLLVFTDAQWWTLPIGVQQFQGQYSADYAKVFAYLVLAMVPALAFYSVAERQLVGGLTAGATKG; this is encoded by the coding sequence ATGGCCGTCCCCCTGCTCTACGCCGCGCTCTCCGGCTTCAAGTCCACCGACGAGCTCTCCCGCAACCCCGTCGGACTGCCCGAGTCGTGGGTGGCCTCCAACTACACCCAGATCCTCGGCTCCGGGGATTTCTGGCGGCTGATCGGCAACAGCACGCTGATCGCGATCGGCACGACCGTCCTGATCGTCGCGGTCTCCGCCCTGTCGGCCTTCTCCTTCGCACGGTTCGCCTTCCGGGGCCGCGAGGCGCTGTTCACGCTGTTCACCATGGGGCTGATGTTCCCGTTCGCGGTGGCCGCCCTGCCGCTGTTCCTGCTGCTGCGCTCCCTGGACCTGCTGGACAACCCGCTCGGCGTGATCCTCCCGCAGGCCGCCTTCGGACTGCCGATGACGATCATCATCCTGCGGGGCTTCTTCCGGCAGATCCCCGGCGAGCTGGAGGAGGCGGCCACGCTCGACGGGTGCAGCTCGTTCGGCTTCTTCTGGCGGGTACTGCTGCCCATGGCCCGGCCCGCGCTCGGCACCGTCTCCGTGCTGGCCGTCGTCACCAGCTGGAACAACTTCTTCCTGCCGCTGCTGGTGTTCACCGACGCCCAGTGGTGGACGCTGCCGATCGGCGTCCAGCAGTTCCAGGGGCAGTACTCCGCGGACTACGCCAAGGTCTTCGCCTATCTGGTGCTGGCCATGGTCCCCGCCCTCGCCTTCTACTCGGTCGCCGAGCGTCAGCTCGTCGGCGGCCTCACCGCCGGCGCCACCAAGGGCTGA
- a CDS encoding APC family permease → MATTEHPAPSRPEPTPPSRLRAWMLEGLSDMGKDGGHTGPHAQPEPPHRGQRWWRVMCLTGVDYFSTLGYQPGIAALAAGLLSPIATIVLVVVTLAGALPVYRRVAEESPHGEGSIAMLERLLSFWQGKLFVLTLLGFAATDFLITITLSAADASTHLVENPHLTGALHDKQMLITLVLVALLGAVFLKGFLEAIGVAVALVGAYLALNAVVVSVGLYHVITAGHVITDWSSALTAQHSNIFAMIGVALLVFPKLALGLSGFETGVAVMPHVQGDPDDTEARPTGRIRDTKKLLTTAALIMSVFLITTSFITTLLIPEKEFEAGGQANGRALAYLAHDYLGNTFGTVYDVSTIAILWFAGASAMAGLLNLMPRYLPRYGMAPHWARAVRPMVIVFTLIAFLVTWIFDADVNAQGGAYATGVLVLISSAAIAVTIAARKARQRNWTVAFAVISAVFLYTTVLNVIERPDGVKIGACFVAGIILVSLLSRLARAFELRVTSVTLDHMAERFVRDMAGRRIRFIANEPDRRDIAEYRAKIEQIRHDNDLSSQEDFVFVEVTVTDPSEFEAGLTVRGEVLHGRYRVLTLESSSIPNALAALLLHVRDATGRTPHIYFEWTEGGPFANFLRFFLFGQGEVAPVTREVLREAEPDRKRRPRVHVG, encoded by the coding sequence ATGGCCACCACCGAGCACCCGGCACCGAGCCGTCCGGAGCCCACCCCACCCAGCCGCCTGCGCGCCTGGATGCTGGAAGGCCTGTCCGACATGGGCAAGGACGGTGGCCACACCGGCCCCCACGCCCAGCCCGAGCCCCCGCACCGGGGACAGCGCTGGTGGCGGGTGATGTGCCTGACCGGCGTCGACTACTTCTCGACCCTCGGCTACCAGCCGGGCATCGCCGCCCTCGCCGCCGGACTGCTGTCTCCGATCGCGACCATCGTCCTGGTCGTGGTCACCCTGGCCGGCGCCCTGCCCGTCTACCGCCGTGTGGCCGAGGAGAGCCCCCACGGCGAGGGCTCGATCGCGATGCTGGAGCGGCTGCTCTCCTTCTGGCAGGGCAAGCTGTTCGTACTGACCCTGCTGGGGTTCGCCGCCACCGACTTCCTCATCACCATCACCCTGTCGGCCGCCGACGCCTCCACCCACCTCGTGGAGAACCCCCATCTGACCGGTGCCCTGCACGACAAGCAGATGCTGATCACCCTGGTCCTGGTGGCCCTGCTCGGGGCGGTGTTCCTCAAGGGCTTCCTGGAGGCGATCGGCGTCGCGGTCGCCCTCGTCGGCGCCTACCTCGCGCTGAACGCGGTCGTGGTGTCGGTCGGCCTCTACCACGTCATCACCGCCGGTCATGTGATCACCGACTGGTCGAGCGCCCTCACCGCCCAGCACAGCAACATCTTCGCCATGATCGGCGTCGCCCTGCTCGTCTTCCCGAAGCTGGCGCTCGGCCTCTCCGGGTTCGAGACGGGAGTCGCGGTGATGCCGCACGTCCAGGGCGACCCGGACGACACCGAGGCACGGCCGACCGGCCGCATCCGCGACACGAAGAAGCTGCTCACCACGGCCGCGCTGATCATGAGCGTCTTCCTGATCACGACGAGCTTCATCACCACCCTCCTCATCCCGGAGAAGGAGTTCGAGGCGGGGGGCCAGGCCAACGGCCGCGCGCTCGCGTACCTGGCACACGACTACCTGGGCAACACCTTCGGCACCGTCTACGACGTCTCGACGATCGCCATCCTCTGGTTCGCCGGCGCGTCCGCGATGGCGGGCCTGCTCAACCTGATGCCGCGCTACCTGCCCCGCTACGGCATGGCCCCGCACTGGGCCCGCGCCGTACGGCCCATGGTCATCGTCTTCACCCTGATCGCCTTCCTGGTCACCTGGATCTTCGACGCCGACGTCAACGCGCAGGGCGGCGCCTACGCCACCGGCGTGCTGGTCCTGATCAGCTCCGCCGCGATCGCGGTGACCATCGCCGCCCGCAAGGCCCGGCAGCGGAACTGGACCGTCGCCTTCGCGGTGATCTCCGCGGTGTTCCTCTACACGACCGTGCTCAACGTCATCGAGCGGCCGGACGGCGTGAAGATCGGCGCCTGCTTCGTCGCCGGCATCATCCTCGTGTCCCTGCTGTCGCGGCTGGCCCGGGCCTTCGAGCTGCGCGTGACCAGCGTGACGCTGGACCACATGGCGGAGCGCTTCGTGCGGGACATGGCCGGCCGGCGGATACGCTTCATCGCCAACGAGCCCGACCGGCGCGACATCGCCGAGTACCGCGCCAAGATCGAACAGATCCGGCACGACAACGACCTGTCCAGCCAGGAGGACTTCGTCTTCGTCGAGGTGACGGTCACCGACCCGTCCGAGTTCGAGGCAGGCCTGACCGTGCGCGGTGAGGTGCTGCACGGCCGCTACCGCGTCCTGACCCTGGAGTCGTCCTCGATCCCCAACGCCCTGGCCGCGCTGCTGCTGCACGTCCGCGACGCGACGGGCCGCACCCCGCACATCTACTTCGAGTGGACCGAGGGCGGGCCCTTCGCCAACTTCCTGCGCTTCTTCCTGTTCGGCCAGGGCGAGGTCGCCCCGGTGACCCGCGAGGTCCTGCGCGAGGCGGAGCCGGACCGCAAGCGGCGGCCCAGGGTGCACGTGGGCTGA
- a CDS encoding LacI family DNA-binding transcriptional regulator, producing MGQVGARGAEGKVTITEIARQAGVSVPTVSRVVNGRSDVAPQTRARVEDLLRRHGYRRRPAAPGTRAALLDLVFDDLDSPWAVEIIRGVEEVAHAAGVGTVVSAIHGRSGDAREWMRNLRARASDGVILVTSALDPTLYEELRILGVPLVVVDPAGSPALDAPTIGAANWSGGMAATEHLLSLGHRRIGLIAGPPRLLCSRARLDGYCAALESAGITMDPSLVVTGDFRPESGFTACTTLLDLPEPPTALFAASDQMALGAIEALRRRGLRVPEDMSVVGFDDLPEVRWSAPPLTTIRQPLADMGALAVRTVLRLTRDEQPDSPRVELGTDLVVRASTAPPA from the coding sequence GTGGGGCAAGTGGGAGCACGTGGGGCCGAGGGCAAGGTCACGATCACGGAGATCGCCCGGCAGGCCGGCGTGTCCGTGCCGACGGTGTCCCGGGTCGTCAACGGCCGGTCCGACGTGGCACCGCAGACCAGGGCCCGGGTCGAGGATCTCCTGCGTCGGCACGGCTACCGCAGGCGCCCCGCCGCTCCGGGCACCCGTGCCGCCCTGCTCGACCTGGTCTTCGACGACCTCGACAGCCCCTGGGCCGTGGAGATCATCCGCGGGGTCGAGGAGGTCGCGCACGCCGCCGGTGTCGGCACGGTGGTGTCGGCCATCCACGGGCGTTCCGGCGACGCGCGCGAGTGGATGCGCAACCTGCGGGCCCGCGCCTCCGACGGCGTCATCCTCGTGACGTCGGCCCTGGATCCGACGCTGTACGAGGAGCTGCGGATCCTCGGGGTGCCCCTGGTGGTCGTCGACCCGGCGGGCTCCCCCGCCCTGGACGCACCCACGATCGGTGCCGCGAACTGGTCGGGCGGCATGGCGGCCACCGAGCATCTGCTGTCCCTGGGCCACCGCCGGATCGGCCTGATCGCCGGCCCGCCCCGGCTGCTGTGCTCCCGGGCCCGCCTGGACGGCTACTGCGCCGCCCTGGAGAGCGCCGGCATCACGATGGACCCGTCCCTCGTCGTCACCGGCGACTTCCGCCCCGAGTCCGGATTCACCGCCTGCACCACCCTGCTCGACCTGCCCGAGCCGCCGACCGCGCTGTTCGCGGCCAGCGACCAGATGGCACTCGGCGCGATCGAGGCACTGCGCCGGCGCGGCCTGCGGGTACCGGAGGACATGAGCGTGGTCGGCTTCGACGACCTTCCGGAAGTCCGCTGGTCGGCCCCGCCCCTGACGACGATCCGCCAGCCCCTGGCCGACATGGGCGCACTGGCCGTGCGCACCGTGCTCCGGTTGACCCGTGACGAGCAGCCGGACTCACCGCGCGTGGAACTGGGCACCGACCTGGTGGTACGGGCGAGCACGGCGCCCCCGGCCTGA
- a CDS encoding DUF5999 family protein — protein MCQHQTQCPSADSADRESARLVAHHPEQGWSLLCNGVVLFEDTGELLPDGRAIAPHRPLAGQVMTAA, from the coding sequence ATGTGCCAGCACCAGACCCAGTGCCCCTCAGCCGACTCCGCCGACCGGGAATCCGCCCGCCTCGTGGCGCACCACCCGGAACAGGGTTGGAGCCTGCTGTGCAACGGCGTGGTGCTCTTCGAGGACACCGGCGAGCTGCTGCCGGACGGCCGGGCCATCGCCCCGCACCGTCCGCTGGCCGGCCAGGTGATGACGGCCGCCTGA
- a CDS encoding extracellular solute-binding protein, giving the protein MGDPALSRRGFLAASAAAGLGMTALTACGGDSDGGSSGTTTIEWWNISTTQPAKGVWAALARKYEAQNPKVKIKIVQMENDAYKSKMTALTASGKLPDIFHTWGGGVLKQQVDAGLVENLTDRTKPWGDALLPVAREPYLIDDQAYGIPFDIGMIGFWYNKALFEKAGIAEPPTTWSDFLDAVRKLKAAEVTPLALAGKEKWPGMYYWAYLAMRTAGAEALQKAYDDKDFTTAPFVEAGEHLKELVGLQPFQKGYLGAAYSTPTGQAATVGNGKAAMELMGQWAPTVQADSGKGLGKDLGFFPFPAVEGGKGAITEVFGGGGGHALRRGAPQEAVDFLKFFASEATDLELVKKTGVLPVVPAAESAIVDPNIKAVQAQLKAATGFQLYLDQAYAPAVGQEVNDSVAALISGSKSPGQVAQSITKTAKEEQ; this is encoded by the coding sequence ATGGGCGACCCCGCACTGTCCCGCCGCGGCTTCCTGGCGGCCTCCGCCGCGGCAGGCCTGGGGATGACGGCACTGACCGCATGCGGCGGGGACTCGGACGGAGGGTCGTCGGGGACGACCACGATCGAATGGTGGAACATCTCCACCACCCAGCCGGCCAAGGGCGTCTGGGCCGCACTCGCCCGGAAGTACGAGGCACAGAACCCCAAGGTCAAGATAAAGATCGTCCAGATGGAGAACGACGCCTACAAGTCGAAGATGACGGCGTTGACCGCCTCGGGGAAGCTGCCCGACATCTTCCACACCTGGGGCGGCGGCGTGCTGAAGCAGCAGGTCGACGCCGGGCTCGTCGAAAACCTCACGGACCGGACCAAGCCGTGGGGCGACGCTTTGCTGCCGGTCGCCAGGGAGCCGTACCTGATCGACGACCAGGCCTACGGCATCCCGTTCGACATCGGCATGATCGGCTTCTGGTACAACAAGGCGCTCTTCGAGAAGGCCGGCATCGCCGAGCCCCCGACCACCTGGAGCGACTTCCTCGACGCCGTACGCAAGCTGAAGGCCGCCGAGGTCACGCCGCTGGCCCTGGCCGGCAAGGAGAAGTGGCCCGGCATGTACTACTGGGCCTACCTCGCCATGCGCACCGCCGGCGCCGAGGCGCTCCAGAAGGCCTACGACGACAAGGACTTCACCACCGCCCCCTTCGTCGAGGCGGGCGAGCACCTGAAGGAACTCGTCGGCCTCCAGCCGTTCCAGAAGGGCTACCTCGGCGCCGCCTACTCCACCCCCACCGGCCAGGCCGCCACCGTCGGCAACGGCAAGGCGGCCATGGAGCTCATGGGCCAATGGGCGCCCACGGTCCAGGCCGACTCGGGCAAGGGCCTCGGCAAGGACCTCGGCTTCTTCCCGTTCCCCGCGGTCGAGGGCGGCAAGGGCGCCATCACCGAGGTGTTCGGCGGAGGCGGCGGGCACGCACTGCGCCGGGGAGCCCCGCAGGAGGCCGTCGACTTCCTCAAGTTCTTCGCATCCGAGGCCACCGACCTCGAACTGGTCAAGAAGACCGGTGTGCTGCCCGTGGTCCCGGCGGCCGAGAGCGCCATCGTCGACCCCAACATCAAGGCCGTACAGGCCCAGTTGAAGGCGGCCACCGGCTTCCAGCTCTACCTCGACCAGGCGTACGCGCCCGCCGTCGGCCAGGAGGTCAACGACAGCGTGGCCGCGCTGATCTCCGGCTCCAAGTCGCCCGGGCAGGTCGCCCAGTCGATCACGAAGACCGCGAAGGAAGAGCAGTAG